The sequence GAGGTCACGCTGGATGTCAGCACGCTGGAGCCCATGCTCACCTACGGCACCACGCCGGGGATGGCTATTCCCGTCACCGGCCGCGTGCCCGACCCCGCCGCCGAACCCGACCCGGCCAGGCGGCACTTGCTGGAAAAGGCCCTGGCCTATATGGCCTTGCGCCCCGGTCAGCCGCTGTTGGGGCACAAAATCGATTGGGTGTTCGTCGGCAGTTGCACCAACGGTCGGCTGGAGGATTTGCGGCAGGCGGCACGGGTGCTGCGAGGGCGCAAGGTGGCCCCCGGCGTGCGCATGGTCGTGGTCCCCGGCTCCGAAACCGTGCGTCGTCAGGCCGAGGCCGAGGGCCTGGACCGCGTGTTCCAGCAAGCCGGAGCCGAATGGCGCTACTCCGGGTGCAGCCTGTGCATCGCCATGAACGGCGACCGTGTGCCGCCCGGCCACTACGCCGTGAGCACGAGCAACCGCAACTTCGAGGGCCGGCAAGGCCCTGGCGCCCGCACCTTTCTGTCCAGCCCGCTGACCGCGGCCGCCAGCGCCGTCGAAGGTCGCCTCGCCGATCCCCGCCGCCATCTGTAAGGAGCTTCGCCATGCAACCTTTCACCCGTCTGACCTCGCCTGTGGTGCCCCTTCCGCGCGAAGATGTCAACACCGATGACATCATCCCCGCCCAGTACCTCAAAGGCACGACCAAGGACGGTCTGGCCCAGGGGCTTTTCGCCCGCTGGCGCTACCGTCCGGACGGCGCCCCGGAGCCGGACTTTCCCCTCAACGCYCCACAGTACGCCGGGGCCCGCATCCTGCTCACCGGGGCCAACTTCGGCAGCGGCTCCTCGCGGGAGCACGCYGTGTGGGCCCTCACCCAATGGGGCTTTCGGGCCATCCTGGCGCCTTCCTTTGCCGATATCTTCTACAACAACGCCGTGCAAAATGGCCTGCTCCCGGCCCGTCTGACGCCGGAGCACATCCGCGCCCTGTTTGCCTGGGTGGAAACGCACCCCGGCCAGGCCGTGACGGTGGACCTTGTCGAGCAAACGGTGCGCCTGCATGACGGGGAGACGATGCCCTTTACCGTGGACCCCTTCGCCCGCACCTGCTTGCTGGAGGGCATGGACGAACTGGACTATCTGTTACGCCATCTTCCGCAAATCGAGACGTACGAGCGTACCCACGGCAAGGGCGCGCTCACCATTCCGGCTACGACCATCCAACCGGAGTGACTGCCATGCATGCTTCTCTGGTTTTACTTCCCGGCGATGGCATTGGTCCCGAGGTCATCGCCGCTGCGCGACAGGTGTTGGAAGTAGTCGCGCAGCGCTTTGGCCATCAGTGGGCCATAGAGGAACACCCCGTTGGCGGTGCCGCCCTGGAAAGTCACGGCACGCCGTTGCCCAAAACCACCCTGGACGCCTGCCGCAAGGCCGACGCCGTGCTGTTGGGGGCGGTGGGCGGCCCGCGTTGGGACGATTTGCCCCCCGAACAACGACCGGAGCGCGGCCTGTTGGCCCTGCGCCGAGGACTGGAGACCTTTGCCAATTTGCGGCCGGTGCAGGTCTGGCCTCCGCTGGCCGACCGCTCGCCGCTCAAAACCGCGCGCGTCCAGGGGGTGGACTTTGTGGTGGTGCGCGAACTCACCGGCGGCATCTACTTCGGCCCGCGCCAGGAGGCTGAGGCTCAGGCCCCGGCGTGGGACACCATGCGTTACACCGAACCCGAAATCGCCCGCATCGCCCGCCTGGCCGCCCGCCTGGCCTACCAGCGGCGGGGCCTTCTGGTCAGCGTGGATAAGGCCAATGTGCTGGCCTCCTCGCGGCTGTGGCGGCAGGTGGTGGACCGGGTGGTGCACGAGGAGTTCCCCGGCGTGTGCCTGGAACATCGCCTGGTGGACGCCATGGCCATGGACCTGTTGCGCCATCCGGAGGGGTTGGATGTGGTGGTCACGGCCAACCTCTTTGGCGACATCCTGACCGACGAAGCCGCGGCGCTTACCGGCTCCTTGGGCACCCTGCCCAGCGCCTCGCT comes from Anaerolineae bacterium and encodes:
- the leuD gene encoding 3-isopropylmalate dehydratase small subunit; this translates as MQPFTRLTSPVVPLPREDVNTDDIIPAQYLKGTTKDGLAQGLFARWRYRPDGAPEPDFPLNAPQYAGARILLTGANFGSGSSREHAVWALTQWGFRAILAPSFADIFYNNAVQNGLLPARLTPEHIRALFAWVETHPGQAVTVDLVEQTVRLHDGETMPFTVDPFARTCLLEGMDELDYLLRHLPQIETYERTHGKGALTIPATTIQPE
- the leuB gene encoding 3-isopropylmalate dehydrogenase; this encodes MHASLVLLPGDGIGPEVIAAARQVLEVVAQRFGHQWAIEEHPVGGAALESHGTPLPKTTLDACRKADAVLLGAVGGPRWDDLPPEQRPERGLLALRRGLETFANLRPVQVWPPLADRSPLKTARVQGVDFVVVRELTGGIYFGPRQEAEAQAPAWDTMRYTEPEIARIARLAARLAYQRRGLLVSVDKANVLASSRLWRQVVDRVVHEEFPGVCLEHRLVDAMAMDLLRHPEGLDVVVTANLFGDILTDEAAALTGSLGTLPSASLGAAQNRHGLPRGLYEPIHGSAPDIAGQGIANPSAAILSAALLLRHSLGLEREAQAVERAVQATWEAGYFTPDLSPIPEQACTTADFTAAVMQHLIEGTNGHG